The following are encoded in a window of Streptomyces griseiscabiei genomic DNA:
- a CDS encoding MGH1-like glycoside hydrolase domain-containing protein, with protein MRRRLRRSNRALAALCGSVLSVSLLSAGPGAGPAHAADDPNAVALDKDAILAANQLDERQWYKDNIPFLDTPDNDIDEVYYYRWSTFKRALRYTVPGTGYVSTEYDVPIGYAGNPYTALPDATGYHLLDGRWLHNRDYAGDYLDFWLRGAGNSGARNFSEWITSAAYQRYLVTGDAAQIKSALPHLIALYKRWDSNFDTDVTVNGAQSSSDLFHQTPLSDATEYTETSMHSSNWFSGGRGYRPTINAYMFAAAQAISKISTLNGDTATASDYDAKAAQLKSAVQNSLWDPQRNFFMQVYNTDSTNGTLKQTRTTWREAMGFAPWAFSLPDAQYSSAWKYLTDAKRFKAPFGPTTLERVHDFEAEQAAVVHANTHNSSTASNGKYVGQIDFDDSAVTFTVDAPGNGTYPVTVHYANATSATSTHKVVVNGDTANPVTVSYAPGGGWGQFAESKSVTVQVPMKTGANTLKFTKGTGFAELDRITANPYFNYQAIPAEQKRDDANCCHWNGPSWPYQTSQILTGLANLLQDYPAQNFVTKADYQSMLAQFADLQHKDGKPYVAEAANGDTGEWIYDGFNFSEHYNHSSFNDLVLSGLLGIKPQADNTLVLKPLVPSGWDWFAVESLPYHGHTYSIRWDRDGSHYGKGSGLQIFQDGVRIHQSAALGTSTTVNVAAPVTPAQPARLMNVAANPLTAEQDWLGRTVTQPYPKAFASYTNTVSNGPHCHSGQTCKPTTFDAPLRATDGWIRYDKIPDDRWTNSGSPNATDHLGVDFGAPRKINEVKFYTYDDGADIRVPASYTVQYLKDGAWVTVPGQTKSPAAPVANNPNEVTFPTVTTSQFRVVLTPQTGKFVGVTELESWYPETPRVKITNKNSTLELGVDGSSIAPGGAVQQQTANSTANHWWKIVPAENGYYKIFNTNSGQVLGIKDASKTAGATALQWGDTLTADHLWSIVDAGGGYAKLVNKNSGMVLGVKDMSTASGAQTLQWDDTGTADHLWKITAEDGSTPFTS; from the coding sequence ATGCGTAGACGCCTCAGACGTAGCAACCGCGCACTGGCCGCCCTGTGCGGATCGGTGTTGTCCGTCAGCCTGTTGAGCGCCGGGCCGGGTGCGGGTCCCGCGCACGCCGCCGACGATCCCAACGCGGTCGCGCTGGACAAGGACGCGATCCTCGCCGCGAACCAACTCGACGAGCGGCAGTGGTACAAGGACAACATCCCGTTCCTCGACACCCCCGACAACGACATCGACGAGGTCTACTACTACCGGTGGAGCACGTTCAAGCGCGCGCTGCGCTACACCGTGCCGGGCACCGGGTACGTGTCGACCGAGTACGACGTGCCGATCGGGTACGCGGGGAACCCGTACACCGCGCTGCCGGACGCGACCGGCTACCACCTGCTGGACGGGCGCTGGCTGCACAACCGCGACTACGCCGGTGACTATCTGGACTTCTGGCTGCGCGGGGCGGGCAACTCGGGCGCGCGGAACTTCAGCGAGTGGATCACCAGCGCCGCGTACCAGCGCTATCTGGTGACCGGTGACGCCGCGCAGATCAAGTCCGCGCTGCCGCATCTGATCGCGCTGTACAAGCGGTGGGACTCGAACTTCGACACCGACGTCACGGTGAACGGCGCCCAGTCCTCCAGCGACCTGTTCCACCAGACGCCGCTGTCCGACGCCACGGAGTACACCGAGACATCGATGCACAGCAGCAACTGGTTCAGCGGCGGCCGGGGTTACCGGCCCACGATCAACGCGTACATGTTCGCCGCGGCCCAGGCGATCAGCAAGATCTCCACCCTGAACGGGGACACGGCGACCGCGAGCGACTACGACGCGAAGGCCGCGCAGCTGAAGTCCGCCGTGCAGAACTCGCTGTGGGACCCGCAGCGGAACTTCTTCATGCAGGTCTACAACACGGACAGCACCAACGGCACGCTGAAGCAGACCCGGACGACCTGGCGCGAGGCGATGGGCTTCGCCCCCTGGGCGTTCAGTCTCCCCGACGCGCAGTACTCGTCGGCGTGGAAGTACCTGACCGACGCCAAGCGGTTCAAGGCCCCGTTCGGGCCGACGACCCTGGAGCGGGTGCACGACTTCGAGGCCGAGCAGGCAGCCGTCGTCCACGCCAACACCCACAACTCCTCGACGGCCTCGAACGGCAAGTACGTCGGGCAGATCGACTTCGACGACAGCGCGGTCACCTTCACCGTGGACGCGCCCGGCAACGGCACGTACCCGGTGACGGTCCACTACGCCAACGCCACCTCCGCCACCTCGACGCACAAGGTCGTCGTGAACGGCGACACCGCGAACCCGGTCACCGTGAGCTATGCCCCCGGCGGCGGTTGGGGCCAGTTCGCGGAATCGAAGTCCGTGACCGTGCAGGTCCCGATGAAGACCGGCGCGAACACGCTGAAGTTCACCAAGGGCACCGGCTTCGCGGAGCTGGACCGGATCACCGCGAACCCGTACTTCAACTACCAGGCGATCCCCGCCGAGCAGAAGCGCGACGACGCCAACTGCTGTCACTGGAACGGCCCGAGCTGGCCGTACCAGACCAGCCAGATCCTCACCGGCCTCGCGAACCTGCTCCAGGACTACCCCGCGCAGAACTTCGTCACCAAGGCCGACTACCAGTCGATGCTCGCCCAGTTCGCCGACCTCCAGCACAAGGACGGCAAGCCCTACGTCGCCGAGGCCGCCAACGGCGACACCGGCGAGTGGATCTACGACGGGTTCAACTTCAGCGAGCACTACAACCACTCCAGCTTCAACGACCTGGTGCTCTCCGGGCTGCTGGGCATCAAGCCGCAGGCGGACAACACGCTGGTGCTGAAGCCGCTGGTCCCGTCCGGCTGGGACTGGTTCGCGGTGGAGAGCCTGCCGTACCACGGGCACACGTACTCGATCCGCTGGGACCGGGACGGCTCGCACTACGGCAAGGGCAGCGGCCTGCAGATCTTCCAGGACGGCGTCCGCATCCACCAGTCCGCGGCCCTCGGCACCAGCACGACCGTGAACGTGGCCGCGCCCGTCACCCCGGCGCAGCCCGCCCGGCTGATGAACGTGGCCGCCAACCCGCTGACCGCCGAGCAGGACTGGCTGGGCCGCACGGTCACCCAGCCCTACCCGAAGGCCTTCGCCTCCTACACCAACACCGTCTCCAACGGCCCGCACTGCCACAGCGGTCAGACCTGCAAGCCGACCACCTTCGACGCCCCGCTGCGGGCCACCGACGGCTGGATCCGCTACGACAAGATCCCCGACGACCGCTGGACCAACTCCGGTTCACCGAACGCCACCGACCATCTCGGCGTCGACTTCGGGGCACCGCGCAAGATCAACGAGGTGAAGTTCTACACCTACGACGACGGCGCGGACATCCGTGTCCCGGCGAGCTACACCGTCCAGTACCTCAAGGACGGGGCCTGGGTGACCGTGCCGGGGCAGACGAAGAGCCCGGCCGCCCCGGTCGCGAACAACCCCAACGAGGTGACCTTCCCGACGGTCACGACCTCCCAGTTCCGGGTCGTCCTCACCCCGCAGACGGGCAAGTTCGTCGGCGTCACCGAGTTGGAGTCCTGGTACCCCGAGACACCCCGGGTGAAGATCACCAACAAGAACAGCACCCTGGAGCTGGGCGTCGACGGCTCCTCGATCGCCCCCGGAGGCGCCGTACAGCAGCAGACCGCCAACAGCACGGCCAACCACTGGTGGAAGATCGTCCCCGCCGAGAACGGCTACTACAAGATCTTCAACACCAACAGCGGGCAGGTGCTCGGCATCAAGGACGCCTCCAAGACTGCCGGGGCCACCGCGCTGCAGTGGGGTGACACCCTGACCGCCGACCATCTGTGGTCGATCGTCGACGCCGGCGGCGGCTACGCCAAGCTCGTCAACAAGAACAGCGGCATGGTGCTCGGCGTCAAGGACATGTCCACCGCGTCCGGGGCCCAGACCCTGCAGTGGGACGACACCGGCACCGCCGACCACCTGTGGAAGATCACCGCGGAGGACGGCTCCACACCGTTCACCTCCTGA
- a CDS encoding serine/threonine-protein kinase, producing the protein MNEDDRGPGRRVVDGRFELETRLGGGGMGTVWRARDLVLHRLVAVKEVRPPDRDLAEYDPEGARTLRERVLREARALARIDHPNVVTIHHIVDGGDGTYPWIVMELVSGGSLADRLAEGPMPPAEAARIGRQVLAGLAAAHEAGIQHRDVKPANVLMRPDGRPVLTDFGIAAIRETTGLTATGSVIGTPDFMAPERISGHEGGSASDLWSLAMMLYTAVEGHHPLRRGNTLATLAAVLNDDVAPPVRAGALGDVLMSVLVRDPSARPPAAELERRLAEIESGPAVPQAPAVWDEPTSYPLVPPSSSGHPVTPSHSGGFTPPNTFGPPGVPVPPPAAHTAGGGPGASGPTSPFGATGFGPPPVPAPPGKVPYQATTAAVGTVRPRTPRRAALLSVSGAALVGALVLLWWLLPVGGDAGDSQASGSSTVAPTASASKSSASTPKSTASPADDDRATEESKDVAPGDMLTPDGIRTAIKAFEKETGRDMFGDFSVYPDFVSAQLMVEGSDTKYDTYTYRPGQGVEKGIIKGTLAGGEQPVSLDDFNWDKVPALLKEADKKLNVKDPENRYLLVRQPNDVFDTPAGMAVYLSDEYNQSGYLEADTDGKVTRVMPAEG; encoded by the coding sequence ATGAACGAGGACGACAGAGGGCCCGGCAGACGAGTCGTCGACGGGCGCTTCGAGTTGGAGACCCGTCTCGGCGGTGGCGGGATGGGGACGGTGTGGCGGGCCAGGGATCTGGTGCTGCACAGGCTCGTGGCCGTCAAGGAGGTCCGGCCGCCCGACCGGGACCTCGCCGAGTACGACCCGGAAGGCGCCCGGACGCTGCGCGAGCGGGTGCTGCGGGAGGCCAGGGCCCTGGCCCGCATCGACCATCCGAACGTGGTCACCATCCACCACATCGTCGACGGCGGCGACGGCACGTATCCGTGGATCGTGATGGAGCTGGTCAGCGGTGGTTCGCTGGCCGACCGGCTGGCCGAGGGACCGATGCCGCCCGCCGAGGCGGCACGGATCGGCCGGCAGGTGCTGGCCGGGCTGGCCGCCGCGCACGAGGCCGGTATCCAGCACCGGGACGTCAAGCCCGCCAATGTGCTGATGCGCCCCGACGGGCGGCCCGTCCTCACCGACTTCGGGATCGCCGCGATCCGCGAGACCACCGGTCTGACCGCCACCGGTTCCGTCATCGGTACGCCCGACTTCATGGCACCGGAGCGCATCTCGGGGCACGAGGGCGGCTCCGCCTCCGACCTGTGGTCGCTGGCGATGATGCTGTACACGGCGGTGGAGGGCCACCATCCGCTGCGCCGGGGCAACACCCTGGCGACCCTCGCCGCGGTCCTCAACGACGACGTCGCGCCCCCGGTGCGCGCCGGGGCACTGGGTGACGTCCTGATGAGCGTGCTCGTACGGGACCCGTCGGCGCGGCCCCCGGCGGCCGAACTGGAGCGGCGGCTCGCCGAGATCGAGTCGGGTCCGGCCGTTCCTCAGGCTCCGGCGGTGTGGGACGAGCCCACCTCGTATCCGCTGGTTCCGCCGTCGTCCTCCGGCCACCCGGTCACCCCGTCGCACTCGGGCGGCTTCACGCCACCGAACACGTTCGGCCCGCCCGGCGTCCCCGTCCCGCCACCCGCCGCCCACACGGCCGGGGGCGGCCCGGGTGCCTCCGGCCCGACGAGCCCCTTCGGGGCCACCGGGTTCGGGCCGCCGCCCGTGCCGGCACCGCCGGGAAAGGTTCCGTATCAGGCGACGACCGCGGCCGTGGGCACGGTCCGCCCGCGCACGCCGCGCCGTGCCGCACTGCTGAGCGTGTCGGGGGCCGCGCTCGTCGGTGCGCTGGTCCTGCTGTGGTGGCTGTTGCCCGTGGGAGGGGACGCCGGCGACTCGCAGGCGAGCGGCTCGTCCACCGTCGCGCCCACCGCCTCGGCCTCGAAGTCCAGCGCCTCGACCCCGAAGTCGACGGCCTCACCGGCCGATGACGACCGGGCGACGGAGGAGTCGAAGGACGTCGCGCCGGGCGACATGCTGACACCGGACGGCATCCGCACCGCGATCAAGGCGTTCGAGAAGGAGACCGGCCGGGACATGTTCGGCGACTTCTCGGTCTACCCGGACTTCGTGTCGGCCCAGCTCATGGTCGAGGGCAGTGACACGAAGTACGACACCTACACCTACCGGCCGGGGCAGGGCGTGGAGAAGGGCATCATCAAGGGCACGCTCGCCGGCGGCGAACAGCCCGTCAGCCTCGACGACTTCAACTGGGACAAGGTTCCCGCCCTGTTGAAGGAGGCGGACAAGAAGCTCAACGTCAAGGATCCCGAGAACCGTTACCTGCTGGTGAGACAGCCCAACGACGTCTTCGACACACCGGCCGGCATGGCCGTGTACCTGAGCGACGAGTACAACCAGTCCGGCTATCTGGAGGCCGACACCGACGGCAAGGTGACCCGGGTGATGCCCGCCGAGGGCTGA
- a CDS encoding class I SAM-dependent methyltransferase, with the protein MAGQRDRWAELTGGEAGEAYALRFARLAESGQDVHGEATFCAALLEPAARILDAGCGTGRIAIRLAELGHRCTGVDVDPSMLAVARREAPAQDWLLGDLAHLDALDLTPGFDLVLAAGNVIPLLAAGTEPAVVHHLAAALRPGGLLVTGMGLDAAHLPLPEPPVTLTQFDHWCAEAGLTLRQRHATWSGDPYRPGGGYAVSVHTRPTT; encoded by the coding sequence ATGGCTGGGCAACGCGACCGTTGGGCGGAACTGACCGGAGGGGAGGCCGGAGAGGCGTATGCCCTGCGCTTCGCCCGCCTCGCCGAATCGGGCCAGGACGTCCACGGCGAGGCCACCTTCTGCGCCGCGCTGCTGGAGCCCGCCGCCCGGATCCTCGACGCCGGCTGCGGCACCGGCCGGATCGCGATCCGGCTCGCCGAACTGGGCCACCGCTGCACCGGCGTGGACGTCGACCCCTCGATGCTCGCCGTCGCCCGCCGCGAGGCACCCGCGCAGGACTGGCTCCTCGGCGACCTCGCCCACCTGGACGCCCTCGACCTGACACCGGGCTTCGACCTGGTGCTCGCCGCCGGAAACGTCATCCCCCTGCTGGCCGCCGGCACCGAACCGGCCGTCGTCCACCACCTGGCCGCCGCACTGCGCCCCGGCGGTCTGCTGGTCACCGGCATGGGACTCGACGCGGCACACCTGCCGCTGCCGGAACCGCCGGTGACCCTGACGCAGTTCGACCACTGGTGCGCCGAGGCCGGACTGACCCTGCGTCAGCGCCATGCCACCTGGAGCGGCGACCCGTACCGGCCCGGCGGCGGCTACGCCGTCAGCGTGCACACCCGGCCCACCACCTGA
- a CDS encoding MFS transporter: MPHTATDTPDKPAVSASPPAVAPPPHRWWILVVIGLAQLMVVLDATIVNIALPSAQRDLGFSDGDRQWVVTAYALAFGSLLLLGGRIADLFGRKMTFLVGLVGFAGMSALGGAATSFEMLIVARAGQGVFGALLAPAALSLLTVTFTDARERAKAFGVYGAIAGAGGAVGLLLGGVLTEYLDWRWTLYVNLVFAAAAFVGGMLLLQRTTRDKNAKIDVPGALLVGGGLFCLVYGFSNAESHDWGSPRTWGFLLAGGALLAVFTWWQTRAAHPLLPLRILLDRNRGASFVSVLIIGAAMFGVFLFLTYYLQQTLGYTPIKTGLAFLPMIAALMVTSTLATTSLVPRFGPKPVVPLGMGVAAAGMVWLTGLDLTSSYAGDILPPLIVAGLGMGLIMAPAMSLATEGVAAEDSGVASAAVNTMQQVGGSLGTALLNTLFSSAVTSYLDGRNPKDPTVLAEAGLEGYSTAYWWSAAFFVAGLVVSVLLYRRGTPVHNPDAAPVVHM, from the coding sequence ATGCCCCACACCGCGACCGACACACCGGACAAGCCCGCCGTGTCCGCCTCACCCCCCGCCGTCGCACCCCCGCCCCACCGCTGGTGGATCCTGGTCGTCATCGGTCTGGCCCAGCTGATGGTGGTGCTGGACGCGACGATCGTGAACATCGCACTGCCCTCGGCCCAGCGGGACCTGGGCTTCTCCGACGGCGACCGGCAGTGGGTCGTCACCGCCTACGCACTCGCCTTCGGCAGTCTGCTGCTGCTCGGCGGCCGGATAGCGGACCTCTTCGGCCGCAAGATGACGTTCCTCGTCGGGCTGGTCGGCTTCGCCGGTATGTCCGCCCTGGGCGGTGCCGCCACCAGCTTCGAGATGCTCATCGTCGCCCGGGCCGGCCAGGGCGTGTTCGGCGCCCTCCTCGCACCGGCCGCGCTGTCCCTGCTGACCGTCACGTTCACCGACGCCAGGGAACGCGCCAAGGCCTTCGGCGTGTACGGCGCGATCGCCGGGGCCGGCGGCGCGGTCGGTCTGCTGCTCGGCGGGGTGCTGACCGAGTACCTCGACTGGCGCTGGACCCTCTACGTCAACCTCGTCTTCGCCGCCGCCGCCTTCGTCGGCGGAATGCTGCTCCTCCAGCGCACCACCCGCGACAAGAACGCCAAGATCGACGTACCGGGCGCCCTCCTCGTCGGCGGTGGACTGTTCTGCCTGGTCTACGGCTTCTCCAACGCCGAGAGCCACGACTGGGGCTCCCCGCGGACCTGGGGCTTCCTGCTCGCCGGAGGCGCCTTGCTGGCCGTGTTCACCTGGTGGCAGACCAGGGCCGCGCACCCGCTGCTGCCGCTGCGGATCCTGCTGGACCGCAACCGCGGCGCCTCCTTCGTCTCCGTACTGATCATCGGCGCCGCCATGTTCGGCGTCTTCCTCTTCCTCACCTACTACCTGCAGCAGACCCTCGGCTACACGCCCATCAAGACCGGCCTGGCGTTCCTGCCGATGATCGCCGCGCTGATGGTGACCTCCACCCTCGCCACCACCTCGCTCGTCCCCCGCTTCGGCCCCAAGCCGGTCGTGCCGCTGGGCATGGGCGTCGCGGCGGCCGGCATGGTCTGGCTGACGGGTCTCGACCTCACCAGCTCCTACGCCGGCGACATCCTGCCCCCGCTGATCGTGGCCGGACTCGGCATGGGCCTGATCATGGCGCCCGCCATGAGCCTGGCCACCGAGGGGGTCGCCGCCGAGGACTCCGGCGTCGCCTCCGCCGCCGTCAACACCATGCAGCAGGTGGGCGGTTCGCTGGGCACCGCGCTCCTCAACACCCTGTTCTCCAGCGCCGTCACCAGCTACCTCGACGGCAGGAACCCCAAGGACCCCACGGTCCTCGCCGAGGCCGGACTGGAGGGTTACTCCACCGCCTACTGGTGGTCCGCCGCGTTCTTCGTCGCCGGCCTCGTCGTCAGCGTCCTCCTCTACCGGCGCGGCACCCCCGTCCACAACCCGGACGCCGCGCCCGTCGTCCACATGTAG
- a CDS encoding endonuclease/exonuclease/phosphatase family protein, whose product MLARGTRWLAGAVTLACVALVGPSAPGDGLFAGALPADAVREVVPNRVMTWNICNPCEVSNVDRAAEIAAYAPQVIGMQEACVRDVEQIREYLESLHGLVYHVEYGSVLRHWGRCGGVPWSPGGFGQALLSAAPMTDRVNVEYPDGGSEDRGYQAVTITVGGRSVRVFNTHLAQRRQEEVREGQVRVLASAVSRYDRAVVLGDFNAVPDAPELAPIWELATDADPACRPPADGDCKVTTDWRSKFDYTFLRGFTPLGQGVRQSAYSDHDLVRADLDMG is encoded by the coding sequence GTGTTGGCAAGGGGCACGCGGTGGCTCGCGGGAGCCGTCACCCTCGCCTGCGTGGCGCTGGTCGGCCCCAGCGCTCCGGGCGACGGCCTGTTCGCCGGGGCGCTCCCCGCCGACGCCGTCCGTGAGGTCGTACCGAACCGGGTCATGACGTGGAACATCTGCAATCCCTGCGAGGTGAGCAACGTCGACCGGGCGGCGGAGATCGCCGCGTACGCGCCCCAGGTCATCGGCATGCAGGAGGCGTGCGTACGGGACGTCGAGCAGATCCGGGAGTATCTGGAGAGCCTGCACGGGCTGGTCTACCACGTCGAGTACGGCTCGGTGCTGCGGCACTGGGGCCGCTGCGGGGGAGTGCCGTGGAGTCCGGGCGGCTTCGGTCAGGCGCTGCTCTCGGCCGCGCCGATGACGGACCGCGTCAACGTGGAGTACCCCGACGGCGGTTCCGAGGACCGGGGCTATCAGGCCGTGACGATCACGGTGGGCGGCCGGTCCGTGCGGGTCTTCAACACCCACCTCGCCCAACGGCGCCAGGAGGAGGTCCGGGAGGGCCAGGTCCGTGTGCTCGCCTCGGCCGTCTCCCGGTACGACCGTGCCGTCGTCCTCGGTGACTTCAACGCCGTGCCGGACGCCCCCGAACTCGCCCCGATCTGGGAACTGGCCACGGACGCCGACCCCGCGTGCCGGCCGCCGGCCGACGGCGACTGCAAAGTGACCACGGACTGGCGGAGCAAGTTCGACTACACCTTCCTGCGGGGCTTCACCCCGCTCGGGCAGGGGGTGCGGCAGTCCGCGTACTCGGACCACGACCTGGTGCGCGCCGACCTGGACATGGGCTGA
- a CDS encoding FG-GAP repeat domain-containing protein — protein sequence MRRLTRVSRWCLALTVVLPAAACSGAGERPAAGGSGASGTGERYPASLQGERPGAGRPSAHPRPGDVNGDGYDDFAAVVAGGSLVVVYGSATGLDPRRHTVVPWSAPAAGPEQTRLFRLDLDHDGFTDLVSAPQRGEPAVLWGGARGVGDAQPLTGAPASPVATGDFDGDGNADLFLPGGAEGPLGTVWFGPVRRGGAPARVQEQAGDGRPNSVPYHFLAGDFDGDRATDLAVRYHWSDPESEGDGEVALADLLYLRGGPQGLRPEEDRERPVTGLEGQPGDVDGDGVDDLYTASFVAFREQLSVGYWLSTRSGPESGEHGGLSTDAPPGLRNETQYGGMGGTALGDVTGDGRADLVTSATGANNSDGVVWLVPDLRAATAGTVRAVTLDSPGLPGSDTPAAGRGPTRNGITVVGPLLDTDGDEHLDVVVGAPGFLNAKKQELDAFWVLRGTGAGMTYQQHFTTEDLS from the coding sequence ATGCGACGGCTGACGCGGGTGTCCCGGTGGTGTCTGGCTCTCACGGTCGTGCTGCCGGCGGCGGCCTGCAGTGGTGCCGGGGAGCGTCCTGCCGCCGGCGGGAGCGGCGCGAGCGGCACGGGAGAGCGGTACCCGGCCAGTCTTCAGGGCGAGCGGCCGGGCGCCGGAAGACCTTCCGCGCATCCCCGGCCCGGGGATGTCAACGGCGACGGCTACGACGACTTCGCCGCCGTGGTCGCGGGCGGAAGCCTCGTGGTGGTCTACGGGTCGGCGACGGGGCTGGATCCACGTCGGCACACCGTGGTCCCGTGGTCGGCTCCGGCGGCGGGGCCCGAGCAGACGCGGTTGTTCCGTCTCGATCTGGACCATGACGGCTTCACCGATCTCGTGTCGGCGCCGCAGCGTGGCGAGCCCGCCGTGCTGTGGGGCGGGGCGCGCGGCGTGGGCGACGCCCAGCCGCTCACCGGAGCACCGGCGAGCCCCGTGGCGACCGGCGACTTCGACGGGGACGGCAACGCCGACCTGTTCCTCCCGGGCGGCGCCGAAGGCCCGCTGGGCACCGTGTGGTTCGGCCCCGTCCGGCGCGGCGGCGCACCCGCCCGGGTGCAGGAGCAGGCCGGAGACGGCCGGCCGAACTCGGTTCCGTACCACTTCCTGGCCGGCGACTTCGACGGTGACAGGGCCACCGATCTGGCCGTCCGGTACCACTGGAGCGATCCGGAGAGTGAGGGGGACGGCGAGGTCGCCCTCGCCGACTTGCTCTATCTGCGCGGCGGCCCGCAGGGACTGCGGCCGGAGGAGGACCGCGAACGGCCCGTCACCGGTCTGGAGGGGCAGCCCGGGGACGTGGACGGGGACGGCGTCGACGACCTGTACACCGCGAGCTTCGTCGCCTTCCGTGAGCAGCTGAGCGTCGGCTACTGGCTCAGCACCCGTTCGGGGCCCGAGAGCGGCGAGCACGGCGGTCTGAGCACCGACGCTCCGCCGGGGCTCAGGAACGAGACGCAGTACGGCGGTATGGGCGGCACCGCCCTCGGCGACGTCACCGGTGACGGCCGGGCCGATCTGGTCACCTCGGCGACCGGGGCCAACAACAGCGACGGCGTGGTCTGGCTGGTCCCCGATCTGCGGGCGGCCACCGCCGGGACGGTCCGGGCGGTGACCCTCGACAGCCCCGGCCTCCCCGGCAGCGACACACCCGCCGCCGGCCGTGGCCCGACCCGTAACGGCATCACCGTCGTCGGCCCGCTCCTCGACACCGACGGTGACGAGCACCTGGACGTCGTGGTCGGCGCGCCCGGCTTCCTGAACGCCAAGAAGCAGGAGCTGGACGCGTTCTGGGTGCTGCGCGGCACCGGGGCGGGGATGACGTACCAACAGCACTTCACCACCGAGGACCTGTCCTGA
- a CDS encoding tryptophanase: MEPYRIKVVEPIPVTTREQRQAALARVHHNLFDLRADEVTVDLLTDSGTGALSAAQLAAAMDGDESYAGSRSFHRFHDTVRELTGFPHILPVHQGRAAERLLTAMLLGPGKLFLSNTHFDTLRANIALCGGEARDLPCPEAADLDSAEPFKGNIDTARLKAVLDGPEGARVGAVIMTLTNNGGGGQPVSMANLTLASALCREHGVPLILDAARFAENAWLVTRREPAYRDRSPRQVAEEAFRLADGCVMSAKKDGLAHIGGFLGLRDTALARRCELLLIATEGFPTYGGLAGRDLDMVARGLAEVTDPRYLNARAEDTAYLAGLVRSAGVDIVEPPGLHALYLNAGRLLPHIPPHRFPGQALACQLYLEGGIRSVELGSLYLGTEDEHGAPLTSAPYELLRLAIPRRTYTRGHFDHVGRALARVARDASLVPGLRITEQPATLRQFRAKLAPVAG; the protein is encoded by the coding sequence ATGGAGCCGTACCGCATCAAGGTCGTCGAGCCGATCCCCGTCACCACCCGTGAGCAGCGGCAGGCCGCTCTCGCCCGCGTCCACCACAACCTCTTCGACCTGCGCGCCGACGAGGTCACCGTCGACCTGCTCACCGACTCGGGAACCGGCGCGCTGTCCGCCGCGCAGCTGGCCGCCGCGATGGACGGCGACGAGTCGTACGCGGGGTCACGGTCCTTCCACCGCTTCCACGACACCGTCCGGGAGCTGACCGGTTTCCCGCACATCCTGCCGGTGCACCAGGGACGCGCGGCCGAGCGGCTTCTGACCGCCATGCTCCTCGGCCCCGGCAAGCTCTTCCTGAGCAACACCCACTTCGACACCCTGCGGGCCAACATCGCCCTGTGCGGCGGCGAGGCCCGGGACCTGCCCTGCCCGGAGGCCGCGGACCTGGACAGCGCCGAGCCCTTCAAGGGGAACATCGACACCGCCCGGCTCAAGGCCGTCCTGGACGGACCGGAGGGCGCCCGCGTCGGCGCGGTGATCATGACGCTCACCAACAACGGCGGCGGGGGCCAGCCGGTGTCCATGGCCAACCTGACCCTCGCCTCGGCGCTCTGCCGGGAGCACGGCGTGCCGCTGATCCTGGACGCCGCGCGGTTCGCCGAGAACGCCTGGCTGGTCACCCGGCGGGAGCCCGCGTACCGCGACCGCAGCCCCCGGCAGGTCGCCGAGGAGGCGTTCCGGCTCGCCGACGGCTGTGTGATGAGCGCGAAGAAGGACGGCCTCGCCCATATCGGCGGCTTCCTGGGCCTGCGTGACACCGCGCTCGCCCGGCGCTGCGAACTGCTGCTCATCGCCACCGAGGGCTTCCCCACCTACGGCGGACTCGCGGGCCGCGACCTCGACATGGTCGCCCGGGGCCTGGCCGAGGTCACCGACCCGCGCTATCTGAACGCCCGGGCCGAGGACACCGCGTACCTGGCGGGCCTGGTGCGGTCGGCCGGCGTCGACATCGTGGAGCCGCCGGGCCTGCACGCGCTCTACCTCAACGCGGGCCGTCTGCTGCCGCACATCCCGCCCCACCGCTTCCCCGGCCAGGCGCTGGCCTGTCAGCTGTATCTGGAGGGCGGCATCCGTTCCGTGGAACTCGGCTCCCTGTATCTCGGCACGGAGGACGAGCACGGAGCCCCGCTCACCAGCGCTCCGTACGAGCTGCTGCGTCTGGCGATTCCGCGCCGGACGTACACCCGCGGCCACTTCGACCACGTCGGGCGGGCGCTGGCCCGCGTGGCGCGCGACGCCTCTCTCGTCCCCGGCCTCAGGATCACCGAACAGCCCGCCACCCTGCGCCAGTTCCGCGCCAAGCTGGCACCCGTGGCCGGATAG